The segment CCACGCCGATCGATAAACAGAATGTCATTCGGATGAACCGGGATACGCTTTACAGTCTCGGCGTGATTAATATTTCAAAAGGCGCGACGGTCACTATGCCCAACTGTGGCAAGCGATACATGTCCCTGATGGTGATTAATAATGACGGGTATGTGAATGACGTCTATTACGGCGCTGGATCCTATGAATTGACGATGGAGAAATTTGATACGCCGTACGTCGGCGTGGTCATTCGCACTCTTGCAGACCCGGAAGATCCAGCAGATCTGGAGATCGCCCACAAACTCCAGGACCAGATTCATATTACGACAGAGTCCGACGAGCCATTTGTTTTGCCGAACTACGACAAAGCCAGCTATGAGGCGACTCTTGATGCGATTCTTGATTTGGCCAAGGGGCTGAAACGATATACCCAGACCTTCGGCTCCAAAGCTGATGTTGATCCGGTTCATTTTATGATTGGGACAGCATCCGCCTGGGGCGGCCTACCGGACAAGGACGCACAATATGTGAATGTTCAACCGAACCTGCCCGTCGGCGAATACGAGATTACTGTAAAGGATGTTCCTGTGAAGGGGTTCTGGTCTATCAGCCTCTACAACGCTAAGGGATACTTTCAAGAAAACCGATATAACGCATACAGTCTCAATAGCCTGACTGCCAAGCCAAACAGTGATGGCTCCTACACAATCCGGTTTGGTGGGAATCCGGATACCACAGAGAATTGTCTGCCGATCATGGAAGGCTGGAACTACGCCGTTCGAATGTATGAACCGAGTCAGGCGATCATCGATGGAACTTGGACGTTCCCCGGACCGCCTCAGAAGCGAAGCGAGTAATCGACGTTGTTTTCGTCATGAAAAAGCCAACTCCATTTCTACAGAAGAATTATTTGTAATGAATAGCCACCTCAACAGAATAAAACCAAACATCATCACGATAGCACTTAGCATTATGCTCGCGATGGCGAGCGTCTACGCACAGGACGACCCAGCCCGGGAAGAAGCGAAAACGAAAGCAGCGTCGATCCCGGATAAAGTCCAGACGGTTGCTGGAGAACTGGAATTCTTCGATGGCGTGCCGATCGGCGACACGAACGATCTCGTCTATGATTACCTGATTCGTTCGCGTGCGCTCGCAGTCTACCTCGATAACGTCGGTGCGGTTTCCATCTACAGCGTACTCGCGGGCATGGCGGAACAAGGTGCCGATGCACCAAACAAGATTGCCATCTGGGAACAGATGATGGATTCCCGGACGCCAGTTATCACTTCGAATACCTCCACAATGTATGCCTACGCTCCCACGGATCTGGCTAAGGATGGCCCGACAGTCATCGAGATCCCACCCGGCATGCTCGGCTTTCTCGACGACGCCTGGCAACGATTTGTCGGCAACATGGGTGTCACCGGTCCGGACAAGGGCAAGGGAGGTAAATATCTCCTGATTCCTCCTGGCTACGAAGGCGAAATCCCGGATGGGTATTTCATCCTGAAGCCGCCTACCAACCGTAACTTCCTTTTCCTTCGCGGGTCCGTCAAGAATGGCCTGGAGGCCGCCGTTGCAAACTTCAAATCTGGATTGAAAGTCTATCCACTGAAGGATGCTGAAAACCCAGAGCCGACCGAGCTCATTAACATGTCCGGCAGATCGTTCAGCACGATCTTCCCGAGCAACTTGGACTACTTCAAGGTCTTGAATAACATCGTCCAAAACGAACCGATTGAGGCGGTCAGCCCGGAAGTTCGTGGTTACATGGCGGCCATCGGCATCGTGAAAGGAAAGCCCTTCAATCCTGATGAGAAGATGAAAAAGCTGTTAACCGAAGCCGCGACGCTCGGGAATGCAGCAGGCCGTTCCATCACTTACGATCCACGCATCGATGGTGTGAAGATCTATCCCGATTCGAAGAGCCAGTGGGTGACGGCCTATGCAAACCGAAATACGTCCTTCGAAGCAGACGGAACCATGAATCTTGATGCTCGTGTGCTGTTTTACTACAACGCCGGCGGTGTAACCCCCGCGATGGCGACGACTCATGTCGGAGCTGGCTCCGATTATGCATTGGCCTTCCTGGATCAAAACGATCAACCCTTCGACGGCTCAAAGACCTATAAGCTGCATTTGCCTCCGAATGTTCCGGTCAACAACTTCTGGGCAGTCACTCTCTATGACACTCAGACTCGCTGCCAACTCCAGACCGGCCAGCTTTTCCCAACGGTCGGTAGCCTGACAGAAGGGATGAAGAAGAACGAAGACGGCTCCTATGATGTCTACTTCGCGCCGAAAGCCCCCAGTGGGAAAGAGGGCAATTGGCTGCAGACCATACCGGGAAAAAGCTGGTTTTCTATCTTGAGGATGTATGGGCCTCTGGAACCATGGATCAACAAGACTTGGCGACCCGGTGAGATTGAATTGGTAGAGTAAAGGCGACTCACTTCTCAAGTGGCAGAGCTGCATGATATCACGGCTGAGGGTGATTTTTTTAAGATACGGGGACTCGATAATCAATTGATTGATCCTGGTGAAGAAATTGGATCTGTCGCCGGCAAGATCGAATGCAGAGAACGTCTCGGTGGGCTGCTCAAGTATTACTATCGCGACGCAGCTTGAATCAGCCTCGAATAGATGTCGGTCCTCGTGTTGTGATTTCCCGCTACCGTTGCGCTCGGAAGGTTATTTTCGCATTGAATCTGACAATCAGCTTCGAGCAGTGAAACGAATCTCGTCCGAAAACCATCGCTCATCAGCAACATAACTACTTGAAATCACTCGTTTTCAATGTCGGCTGAATATGTTTACGATACGGGGTCGAAAGTCGTCTATTCCGGATACTTTCGGAATGAACGCCAGCCCCGACATCCTGAACCGCTTCGGCAACCGGGTGAGAAAACTGAGAAAAGCTCAGGGATACTCACAGGAAAGCTTTGCTGCGGAATGCGGTCTCGACCGGACGTATATGGGAGGTATTGAGCGGGGAGAACGGAACCTCGCTCTGCGGAATCTGGAACGGATCGCCCAGGCACTTAAAATCAGCCTGTCTGAACTTCTGAAAGGGCTCTGACTGGCGATCTTTATGGGTGCCCCGTTTTTTCTTCTGGGATTCTCCCACCCCTGTCACACCGACTCTGTTTTATCTGATCCGGCAGCGGACGAATTCGCTCCGTTGGATTAACTTCGAAACATCTTTTGAGTCGAGTGTAATTGAAATGCAACAAGACATCCGCAAGGTCTACTTGGAAAAACGTCCGAGTAAATCCCCCAACTGGTACATTCGCTTCTGGATCCGTTGTAATGGCGGAAATGGCTGGAAAGAGATTCGGGAATCAACCCGAACGAGCGTAAAGAAAAAGGCGGAGCAGATTCGACGGAACAAAGAACAGGAGCTTGCGGCGTCCACTTTGACGGATGGAATGATTTCCTGGGACGATTTCATCCAACAGTTCCTAAGCAGCCAGCGGAGTCGCAAACCGAAAACGACGGTGGATTGTTACGCGTTCAGCCTGAAGACGTTTACAGGACTGATGAACCCCGCGCTATTATCAGGCATTACCCGGGCGGTTTTGGATCGCTTTGTGACGATGCGTATTGAGAAGGTTGCCAAGGCTACGGTCAATAAAGACCTGCGGCATCTCAAAGTCGCTCTCAAATGGGCCGAACAACAGGAGCACATTTCTAAGGCTCCCAGCTTCTCGGGAATCTTCATCAAAGAAGATCGAAAGCAGCCGACATTCATCCCTGAATCTGACTTCATCATGATAATTCAGGTATTGGAGAATCCGGAACTGAAACTACAGGTTACGACTCCCGAATGGTGGCGGGCCTGGCTGTACGTGGCCTACTACGGAGGGCTTCGACGGGGGGAGCTTTTTGGCTTGGTTTGGGAGGATATCGATTTCGACTTCCTCGAAATCCGTGTTAAAGCACCGACCTCCAAGAGTCGGAAGGAGCGAGTTATTCCCATTCAGCCGGGGATTGCGGATATCTTGAACGGATGGAAGACTATCGCAGATCCTCCACGTTCTAAGACCCCCGTTTTTCCATGGGACTACGATAATTACCGCAATCTTTACCACGACTGGCACCATCTGATGGACGTGGCAGAGTTCGAGAAGGAAGACCGATACACACTTAAAGATTTCAGGTCCTCCTGTGCGTCCGCTTTGATTGCTGCCCAGACTCCTACGGCAGTCGTTCAGAGAATCCTTGGGCACGAGTCGATGTCAACGACGGCGAATTACTATATCAACGCGCAGCCAGCACTGCGGCAAGCTGTTCAGAATCGACCGATACGGATTGAGTAAATTTCTGAATATTCACAATAGGGATCTTCAAAAAGCGAAATTATTTCTTTGACAGAATATGAAGCTTAGCGAATTCTTCAAAATAAATTGAAGCGAATGTCGGTGCGATAAGAACTCAAGGGAAATTAAAGATTTCTGCGAGAACGCTTCTATTGCGTATCGGATAAAAATCGGGAATTACTGAATTACATATTGACAGGTTGGTAATATTTATACAGTCTATGTGCTCCTTTCTCTACGTCCCGTCTGATAGTGAAAATGGACTTTCAATCTAGATAGTCTGCCATTCACTGATTCCTCTGAAATAGGCCGACTCTGATGATCTTGACGGATTGGTTGTCTAAGCTGCGCACAGCGAAACGCTCTTCGAACCCGTTTCAATTTCGACCCGGAAAACGTAAGCACATCCAGCGTGCTGAACAGCGAATAGGTCAGTTCGATGCGCTTGAGCAACGGGTGCTCCTCTCAAACATTACGTTTAATATCAGTAGCGACTCCAGTACCGTAACCGAAGAGGATACCGATGGTGACAACAACCGAGTTGCCTATACGATAGGGTATTCCGGATCGCTTGCTCAAGGAGATACCGCGAGTGTTGACGTGGGGCACCTTCCGGGAACGACCAGTGCCGGAGATTACGCAATCACGGATCCGGTCTTAACTGCCCTCGACTCCTTGGCAGACGGAACCAATGGGATAGACTATGTCGGAAATAGCCTTGTTTTTACGGGTGGTTCGCAAGTCTCAACCACCGATTCTCAGTACGCCGGAGATTTTTCGATTGGTGCGGCGGGAGACGCCTCCTGGTCAAATCCGTCCAATGCACTGACAAATTCATTGTCAACGCACGCTTTCGCGGAAGTGGATCGGGATACCAGCGATCAGCTGATTTTAAGGGATTTCAATTTCAGTGTTGATCCGAACGCGGTGATCGAAGGGATCGAAGTCACGCTTAAGACCAATGGTTCGGATAATGGAAACTCGATACCGGTCAAAATCACTAAAAATGCTTCGACTTCTGCGGGAATCGCCGCGTCAACCAGCGGCTCGTGGGAGTCGGGGACTTTAGTCGCGGGAAGTTCCACAGACCTTTGGGGAACGACCTGGACGGCAGCCGATATTAATTCGTCCAACTTTGGGGTCATTGCACAGGTAGATGGCAGTTCTAATGGTGATATATTCAACCTGTACACGGTGAATATTAAGGTGACCTATACTGAACCGTCGCTTCCAACGAGCATTACTTTTTACGTTGATATAGCCAATGATGGTGATACCGAAGGGAATGAAAACTACAGTGTTGAGCTGAGCTCTCCCTCGGTTCCCTCCGGATATACAGCCTCTCTGGGGGCAAGTATTGCGGCAACGACCATTGTCGATGACGATGATGACCTGATCTTTTCTATTAGCAGCTCGGCGACCTCGGTGACTGAAATCACGAGTGATGGTGACAACAATCAAGTCACGTTTACGGTGGATTACACGAATGTTTTGCCTCCGAACGAAACTGCCAGTATCAATATTGCACATGCACTGGGCAATACTGCTCCCGTAGATTACGTGGAAGACCTTGCCACGGCCATCAATGATGCTTTGGTTTCCACAACAGGGATTGTTTACAGCAATGGAACGCTTACCTTTACCGGAGGGTCCGGAAATGACACCAGCCTCGACTTCGTGTTGGAGCTGGTTTCGGATCAGTCCGAGGAAGGACCGGAAAACTTCAGTCTGTCAATCAATACCCCTGCCACCTCGTCCGACGTTGGCAAGCGTCTCGGAAATGAATCTGTTCAGGTTAATATCGTTGATGATTTCATTCCCAACAGTGCTCCGGCAATAACGAATAAAACCCTGACAGTGGTGGAGGGGACGACTGGATATGCTGTCGGAATCCAGGCTCCGACTGACACTGATGGGGACACGTTAACGACCACGGTGACGACATTGCCCAGCCTGGGCGTGATTAAACTGGCATCTGGATCCGTAGTTTCCGTAGGTCAGACGCTAAACAACACCGACCTGACAGGCTTGATCTACGATGCTCCCGTGGCGTATTCAACCGGTCAGGCTGTGGGAGACTTCATCTACAGCGTGTCGGATGGCGAAGATTCAACAACAGGCACTGTTGATATTGTCATTACTGAAAACAGCAATCCGGCGTTGCCCAGTTTTAATTATCTGGCGTTGTTGAACGACACGGGTGTCTCGGACATCGACAAAATTACCACTGATCCAACCATTACTGGAGATGTGGATACTCCGGGAAGTACACGTGATACGGCGATTCAGGTTGACTGGAACGGCGACGGGATTGTTGATGATTACAAGCCCACAAGTCAAAATGGTGAGTTCCAGTATTTGGCTCCGAATCTGGCTCCCGGTTCAATCACCCTTCATGTCCGTGTCATTGATGAAGAGGATAGCCTGATTGGAGACTGGATTCAGTTCAGTTTTACATTGGAAGAGATCGATAACGGAATTAACGATCCGCCAACCGCTGTGGATGATAGTGCGACTCTGTTTTCCACCGCAGCCGGGACATTTAACCTGCTCAGTAACGATACCGATCCAGAGAACGATGCCCTGAGTGTTGTTGCTCTCGATACGTCTCGACTTGCCTGGGGAACGTTGCAAAATAATAACGACGGGACGGTGACCTACACGGCAAGCGATCCCAACTTGCAGGCGATTGTAACTGAAGGGTTTTCCTACACCATCGACGATGGGAACGGAGGCCAGAGCACAGCTAACGTTACCCTGAAAGTCCTCCCAGCAGGGCTGACCGAAGCGGATCCGAAAATTACCACTATCTCCCTGGTCGAAGATACTGGATTATCAGGTACAGACCGAATTACACAAAACCCGGATGTTCAGGGGGTCTTCTCTGGTTCAGATTACCGGGATACGGGCATCGAAATTGATCTCAATGGAGATGGAACGGTTGATCAGACCACCTATCCGGAAAGCTCGGGGGCATTTTTGTTTACTCCTGCAGGAATTAATCCAGGTCTGCAACAAATCTTTCTCCGTGCTCATGATGAAGAAGACTCAATCCTGGGAGCCTGGTATGGTTTTGCCTTCGAGTATCAGAATCCGAATGCAGTCAATGATCCTCCGACAGCAGTGGCCGATGATCTCGAAGTGCACGAGGGAACCCCGGCTACGATTAACCTGCTGGCCAATGATAGTGATCCCAACCTGGACCCGCTCAGCCTGATTGATCTTAACTATTCAGGACAGTTCGGTACGGTTCAAAATAATGGGGATGGGACGGTTACCTTCACTCCGAATGATGACGCTATTGATTTTGCGATCGTCAAGGACTCCTTCTCGTATGTCATTGATGATGGGCACGGTCATACCAGTGTCGGAATGGTGAACCTGACCATTATTCCCTCAGGGACGTCTTTAAATGGGCCGCAGCTGATCAGTTTGAACTTGGTGAACGATACGGGCGATTCGGACTCAGACTACATCACTCATGACCCGACTTTTTCCGGAGAAGCAATTGATGCCGATTGGCGGGACTCGGAGTTTCGTATCGACACAAATGGAGATCAGATTAGTGATGTGTCGTTCTACATGGACAATAGTAGCCGCACATTCACCTATACGCCGACCGCTTTGAATTCGGGACCGGTTGTTTTTTACGTTCAGGTTTACGATGAAGAAGCGGAAGCCGCCTCTCCCTGGTACGCCCTGTACTTTACCTATCAAGGTACTGGAAACGATCTCCCTGATGCCGTCGACGACTACGGTGCGGTCTACGAAGGGGATACGCTGACGCTCAATTTGCTCAGCAACGACACGGATCCAGATTACGACGCCTTGTCGATCTCTTATTATCAGGCAACTGGAAGTTATGGTTCGCTGGCTCAGAATTCAGATGGTAGCTTCACTTACACTCCCAACGCCACAGCGGTAACGGATCAGGTCGTCACCGAAACACTGACTTATACGGTCATTGATGCTGCCGGAAATAGCGATACCGCAACCATCTGGATCACGGTGACACCTGGCCAAACAGTCTCTCGAAATGACAACTATTACATCTCGCCGGACGAACTTTTCTATACCGATTCTCAAACGGGTGTCTTGTCGAACGATGTAGCGGGCTCCACGCTAACAGTTACACTCGTCACTGATGTCAATCATGGTGCGCTGACCCTTAATGCAAATGGGGCATTCTCCTACCAGCCAGATGCTGGTTTCGTGGGCACGGATACATTTACCTATGAAGCAACAAATGAGTTGAATGAAGTCGATACTGCTACCGTTACTTTTTTTGTGATCGAAGCCACTCCAGCAGATGATTATTACACAGTTGCGCATTATCGACGACTGCGTACAGGCAGCTTTGTTGCTGACGTTGAGGCTGAACGCTTCCTTGTGAGTGCACTGGATAATGATTATTTTCCTACCAACAGTGTGCTAAATGCAAAACTGGTTGATGCCCCTGCACACGGTACCGTTTTGTTTGACTTGGACGGATCATTTCTGTATCGGCCTTCCAATGGGTTCGTAGGAATCGACACTTTCACTTATAAGCTTGTCATCGGTGAATATGAGTCTGCACCAGCAACCATTTCAATCGAAGTCACAAATGACTCGCCTGTAGGTAATCCGGACTCATACACTATCTTGCACGATACTCAGTTGGCGGCATTGAATTTCAAAGAAGGCGATGGGGATCAAGGCACTATTGAGGTTCCTCATGGAGTGTTGGAAAATGATACAGATGGAGATGGTGATCTTCTTCGGGCAGCATTGATTTCAGGGCCAGCCAACGGGACCTTGAACTTCAGTGAAACAGGGTTATTTCTCTATAAACCAAACCTAGATTTCTTGGGCACAGATTCTTTCAGTTACTCGATCACTGACGGGGTTATTACATCAGACTCGATCCTTGTAACCATCGATGTCACTGCACCAGAGATGATCGCTTACGATGACACATTCAATCTCGCTCATGGAAATATCTATTTTGGGGAGCTTGTAGCTGACCCCAACAATCCAGGACAGGAAATCCTGAATAGTCCTAACGTGTTAGATAATGACACTTATACGGACGGTCCACTTATTGACGCTGTGGTTGTTGATCAACCCCTTCATGGAACAGTCTCACTGTCTGTTTCAGGTGATTTCATTTACATCCCAGAAGAGGGGTTCACTGGACAGGACTCGTTTGGGTATCAACTAACAGATGGCTTGGTAAGTGGTAATACTGCAACAGTGGTTCTGATTGTCACTAACGAGCCTATTGTAGCTGTGAATGATACATACAATATTTCTCACGTTAATCAATTGTACGCTGGCTTCAGTTCCTATGAATCTCCCGATAGCTTTCTTTACAACACGCTCACAAATGGTACGGAAGAAGAGCAGCAAGTACTGGACTCGTTAGACGCAATGAGCCAAGAGGGTTTGGTGACTATCTATAGTAATGACATTCTGGTGAATGAAATCAATAATGATGGGGATTTGTTGAATGCGGTCTTGGTAACTTCTCCTCAACACGGAGAATTTATATTTTCGAAAGACGGGAACTTTATCTACATTCCCGAAGAGGGATTCATTGGGACAGATGTATTCACTTATCAAGTGAGCGATGGAGTATCCCTGAGCAATATTGCAACTGTTGTGATCAATGTTAACAACAGTGCCCCTCAAGGAGCAGATGATGTCTATTATACACCTCACAATGTCTGGCTTAGTGGGGGTGATACGAGGATCATTGACCCTGCAAGTGATGGGGCGACACAACCTGTTATCGAAGTGGATCCTGTCTTAGCGAATGATGTAGATCTTGATGGGGATGAATTGATAGCGACATTAATCACTGGGCCAGTGAATGGTGTTCTCTATTTTCATGATGATGGAACTTTTACCTACTCGCCCAACTTCAATTTTGTGGGAACGGATACTTTTAGTTACAGTTTGTCTGATGAATATACGACAGGGGTGCCCGTCGATGTCACAATCCATGTGACCAATGCTACCCCGGTTGGCGCCGTGGATTCCTATGAGATTGCTAGTGGGACATATTTAGTAGCCAATCCAGACATTTCTGCAGGTACAGCGACCGTCTTAGAGAATGACGTTGATGCCGACAACGATATCATGACCTCGATCATGGTGACGAGCACCACTCATGGGAGTCTCGTGTTTGAATCTAATGGGTCGTTTGTGTACACACCGAATGAAGGTTTCATTGGGACTGACAGTTTCTCATACAAAATAAGCGATGGCTTCACTAACAGTGCTCCAATTATTGTCACAATTTCTGTGGTCAATGGGGCTCCGCAAACTCAGCCAGATGTCTACGAAGTGTCGATGGATGAAATGCTGACCATCAATTCGCAGGACGCATTGGGCCAGCAAAACTTGTTGGAGAATGACTATGACGCCGATGGAGATAGCCTGACTGTTGAATTAGTCACTGATGTTTCGCATGGGCAGCTTCTCCTGAATACAGACGGTACTTTTGAGTACACACCCAGTACAGGATTCTACGGAACAGACTCCTTTGTCTACAAAGTATTTGACGGACAAAAATACAGTCTGGATACCTCAGTACAGATCGAGGTAATCGAGACCAGCTTTAATGCTGTCTACGACCAATATGAAATTGCTATCGACGAGGTACTCAATGCTAACGGTACGATAGCCTCCACAGTTATGGATAATGATGACAATGCCGGAGTTGTCGGTGTTCAAGCAGTCCTGGTTAGTTCTACCAGTAACGGGGTACTGACCTTAAATAATGATGGGTCGTTCGTTTACACACCTGACACTGGTTTTACTGGAGTAGATACCTTCTCCTACAGGCTAACTGATTCGGTCGAGACAAGTAATACAGCAAACGTGACAATCGTCGTTGGCGACCTCGCAACGGTCGCAGCGAATATGAGTGGTTCAGGTTCAGGTTCAGGTTCAGGTTCAGGTTCAGGTTCAGGTTCAGGTTCAGGTTCAGGTTCAGGGTCAGGGTCAGGGTCAGGGTCAGGTGGAAGCACAGTGTCTGCTCCGATGACCCAGACAGAACTGGCAAATCAAATCACTTCATTGAATCAAAGTATTGCTCGACTGATTGTTGAGGATGTTGCTGTACGCGGGCATGCTGATAACCAAACGCTTTATGTTGCTTTTCAGAATATAAGTGAAACCTATTCTCAGCAGATTAGTGAGGCTCAGTTTGGCTATATCACAGCTTCCATTGAAAATCGTGCCAGCTTCTCGCAAGCGTTTGATGCCGCTTATGGGGACCATGCTTCTGAGTACGATCAGATAAATAGTGCTTTTCTAACGGGTAAAACAGAGGCCATGTCTCTCTACAAAACTAATCTGGGTGAGAACCTGGATCAGTACGACACAGATTTCGTTGAAGCCCTCTCTAGTTTCAATACCGATAAAAGTACCGCTCTCAGAACGTTTGATACCACCCAGGAAAATTTAGATTCCATCTACAATGAACAGTATTTAGAAGCGGTCTTTAATTATTCTAACGAGCTTCACGCGATTCTTCAGACGTACTCTTCCATCCGTAGTTCTGCGGAAGATAGCTATGACGATGCCTGGGATGGCAATCTGATCGCATACAACAACACCACCCAAGCGGCATTTTCTCAACTCCGATCTCAATTGGCAATCATCGGTGATACTCACTACAACCCCAATATATATTACAGTTCAAGCGGATTTGTGACTTCTAAAGCCCAATACGATCAAACGTTAGAAGATGCAATCCAAGATGCCATTGAAACATTCACTCAAACAGTGGAAGCCGCCCTTGACACTTATGAAGCCAGCAAAGATGCAGCGGAACTGGGGTATTATGAAGACCTCGCGGCAGCTGCTCTCATTGAAGGCGATGCAATAACAGCGGCTGAAGACGCATACGATTCTGCGAAAGATGCAGCAAAAGAAACTGAAGATGAGTCCATTCTTGCAGCCGGCCATACCCTCAGCCAGGGCGTAGGTTTACTTGAAGCTACTCAAGAGAATGCTGAAAGCCTGGCAAAAGAGAATTACTCTGCTGCTTTTAGCTTGGCTATTTCTACTTTTTACAGTTCTGCAGAAGCTGTTTACAGCGAGTATCAAGATGAAGAGGTGATTGCATTTGGGAATCACTTGACTGCGTATCAGTCCGCCCAAACACAACACTCCGCAAATATCGATAGTCTGAAAGAAGAGGCAATAACACTTGCCCAAGAGGCTGCTGACAGTTTCGGGGCAACTGTCGAAGGCCAGAACAATCTAATTCTCGATCTGCCGTCAGACCTTGACGCTCGGCTGGACGCGACTGTTTATCTCGCTAACCAAGAGTTCGAAAACGCAGTTGCAGCGGTTGACGATGAATACAAGTATACACTGAT is part of the Polystyrenella longa genome and harbors:
- a CDS encoding DUF1214 domain-containing protein; amino-acid sequence: MNMKLSIIPLVLTGTFSVAIAAAQSLLASESETPIVVNVDNFNKAQTDFEFAGIIKQSGINKVHSNRTPTPIDKQNVIRMNRDTLYSLGVINISKGATVTMPNCGKRYMSLMVINNDGYVNDVYYGAGSYELTMEKFDTPYVGVVIRTLADPEDPADLEIAHKLQDQIHITTESDEPFVLPNYDKASYEATLDAILDLAKGLKRYTQTFGSKADVDPVHFMIGTASAWGGLPDKDAQYVNVQPNLPVGEYEITVKDVPVKGFWSISLYNAKGYFQENRYNAYSLNSLTAKPNSDGSYTIRFGGNPDTTENCLPIMEGWNYAVRMYEPSQAIIDGTWTFPGPPQKRSE
- a CDS encoding DUF1254 domain-containing protein, encoding MLAMASVYAQDDPAREEAKTKAASIPDKVQTVAGELEFFDGVPIGDTNDLVYDYLIRSRALAVYLDNVGAVSIYSVLAGMAEQGADAPNKIAIWEQMMDSRTPVITSNTSTMYAYAPTDLAKDGPTVIEIPPGMLGFLDDAWQRFVGNMGVTGPDKGKGGKYLLIPPGYEGEIPDGYFILKPPTNRNFLFLRGSVKNGLEAAVANFKSGLKVYPLKDAENPEPTELINMSGRSFSTIFPSNLDYFKVLNNIVQNEPIEAVSPEVRGYMAAIGIVKGKPFNPDEKMKKLLTEAATLGNAAGRSITYDPRIDGVKIYPDSKSQWVTAYANRNTSFEADGTMNLDARVLFYYNAGGVTPAMATTHVGAGSDYALAFLDQNDQPFDGSKTYKLHLPPNVPVNNFWAVTLYDTQTRCQLQTGQLFPTVGSLTEGMKKNEDGSYDVYFAPKAPSGKEGNWLQTIPGKSWFSILRMYGPLEPWINKTWRPGEIELVE
- a CDS encoding helix-turn-helix domain-containing protein; this encodes MNASPDILNRFGNRVRKLRKAQGYSQESFAAECGLDRTYMGGIERGERNLALRNLERIAQALKISLSELLKGL
- a CDS encoding tyrosine-type recombinase/integrase, yielding MPRFFFWDSPTPVTPTLFYLIRQRTNSLRWINFETSFESSVIEMQQDIRKVYLEKRPSKSPNWYIRFWIRCNGGNGWKEIRESTRTSVKKKAEQIRRNKEQELAASTLTDGMISWDDFIQQFLSSQRSRKPKTTVDCYAFSLKTFTGLMNPALLSGITRAVLDRFVTMRIEKVAKATVNKDLRHLKVALKWAEQQEHISKAPSFSGIFIKEDRKQPTFIPESDFIMIIQVLENPELKLQVTTPEWWRAWLYVAYYGGLRRGELFGLVWEDIDFDFLEIRVKAPTSKSRKERVIPIQPGIADILNGWKTIADPPRSKTPVFPWDYDNYRNLYHDWHHLMDVAEFEKEDRYTLKDFRSSCASALIAAQTPTAVVQRILGHESMSTTANYYINAQPALRQAVQNRPIRIE